The genomic interval GCTCCGGAATGGTTACACCCAGATAACCCTCCTTTCCCATCTTCCTGAAGAGTTCCCTCGGAAAGAAATTCTCCCTATCCATTTTTGCTGCTACTGGAATTATCTCCTTTTCTGCAAATTCCTTTGCGCTCTGCTGAATCATAATATATTCATCTTTCAAATGCACACCTTACAAAAAGATAATTTCACGCTATATAAACATGTACAGTGGAACAAATTCATAATTTCATGGGCAAGAAATTTTTTATCCTTCAAGGATGAATCTATGAGAGTTTAGCCTTTTACTTTTGTCCGGATTTAGGAAATATTTGAATTATTCCTCTATCTGGCTGTTATATTTTCTCTGATTTATCTGGTCAAATTTAAATTTCCTCGTTCAAAAATTGCCATTTTTCTAATCTGTCAGGATAGATTCAAAGTCTTTCCATAATGCCTTTCAATGTCAAGATATTTTATTCTTTTAAACTGTTTAAAAGGAATATAAAGAGGGTTACAGGTTGGGTATTAGTTCAGAATCTACCTCTTGGCAAATAGAGAAGTTATGCTATTATTATGGATAGAGAACTGATAGTTAAATTTCTACTGAATATAGAAATATATATATATATCTATGTGTTAATAATACTATGAAGAAGAAAATAATAATAGGTGTATTAATGGTAGCTATATTTTTGATGTCAGGCTTTAATATTGTTACGGGCATAGAAAATACGGGTGCAAATACTGCGGTTACATCTCTTTCTTCAAACTCTTCAGTGTATAACAAAAATGGAAATAATTTAAAAAATATTGAAAATCAGAAAATTAATATCTATAAGGTAGGCAATTACAGCATATTGTCGTGTAATAATATGCTATCTAGAAATAATATATTAAATGTGGACATAGATAATCATTATTATGAAATAAAGTGGATTGTAAGCATGGTTGCAGGAAACGAAACTTTCCAGTTGCATTTCCATAACTATAACATAATTTATACGGATAATTCAATAATAGTACATGGATGGGATAGATATGCAGGCATATATAATGTATTATCAGTCAATAATAAGAGTTTAAATTCCAATATAGTAATAAAAAGCAATGTAGCAGCCGTATACAACATAAAATTTGTTGAGGGAAATAATATAAAAAATTACAGGACAGTTAAATTGTCAGATAATTACAGTGCATCATTGATAAATGGCATAAAAACATCATGGGCAAATGAAATGGGGATTTTCCATAATGGAATATTAAGAATAAACAATAATTCATACATGCTTTCACTTAATTTCAACAATATAAAATTAAACAAAGGACAGGCATATTCAATAGATCCCGCAATCAAGCCAATGCGATTGCCTGTGGAACCATGTACAACTACACTCACATTTAAATTATACGATAACACACTCACTAAAATAGATATTTATAACATTAAGAATGAAATCATAGTTGACGGAACAGATATTTCTTATGATGCATATTATTGCTTAATTGATACAGCTAACTGGCATAAAGTTTCATGTTCAACTAGCCATGGAAATTATTACAGCACTATTAACGCGTGTTTCATGGGTTATTTCGGAACATTTTGGCTAACCGCAGTAAGTACAGAAATATCACTTAGTTCTGGGGTATTTCATGGAACTATAAAGATTGCGATACTTGAATTGGTTGATAACGTATGGATACCGTATAAAAGTGAAACAGTTGTCAATAGTCAGATATCTGCTGCTACGGATAATTCTTATAAAGAATATATAATATCATGAGATGTAAAAATGGCAGGTATACTATATGACATAATGATCGAAAGCGTATCTTTATTTGGTATAATTTTCTGGATTGTTTTATCTATTGTACTTTTTTTAGTTTATAGAATGTATATTTCGAATAAAAAAGCAATTATATCCTCAATAGTTATTGGACGAATATTTACTATTTTATCAATATACCCGGTAAATTCAATAGTGATTAAAAGTATATGCCCCGGTCCTGGATATGGCCAGTTTTATCCGCTTACTTTTATGATCTTTATTTCTTTTATAAATGGATTTGCATTTTCCTTAATTATATATTATTTTTATAATTCTAAAATAGCAATAAAAATTGGAATACTAACGTTTGCAATATTATTTCTTGCCATTAATATTGCGGCTGCTCCTGCTTAGAATTATAAGAATATCCAATTTGTTTTTTTGTCTCTTTGATGCCTGACTGGATTTACATGCCATTTCCCTTATTACATTTTTTAATTTTATAGTTATATATCATATTAAGCAGGAGGAATAGCTATTTTTCAAGCAATAAGTGAAAAAGGGCGATATTTAAGCTATTACAGATTAATATCTGCAAATGGAAGAATAATATTTTCACTGTATTTTGCTTTTAAAACGGAAACGGTTTCATCTGTAAGATGTACCGGCACCAGTTTCTTCGCATGGCTTTCTCCGAAACCCTTTATTGCCGACGAGTAAGTAGAGTGTTTCCAGAATTTTGCTATTTCAGCATCTTTATCCGTATATGTCATTTCATGCAAAAGGATATCTGCATTTTCCCCTAAAAGTGGAATATTATCGTTATAGGCTGTATCTCCCGTATAGGCAATAGTATTACCACGGTATTCCAGCCTGTACATATTGTCCGGAATGATATGGTTCCCTGAAAATGCTTCTATGTAGTCATTCTCACTTTTGTCTATAAATTCCGTTTTAATCTCGTATACTTCCCCATTATTGTTTATCTCCACATAATTGGGTTTTACGCTGAACATATAATTATCCGGGGTATTATATATCTGCAATATTTTTTCTGTATTTTTTCTTATTCCTTTTGGTCCCATGATTGTCAATTCATCTTTTACATTTCTGGCTCCCCTGTACCAGAGTATTTCAGCAAGGCCGCCGTAGTGGTCAAGGTGCATGTGGCTGATTAGCATTTTATCAATTTTTGCAGGGTCAATCCCATTTTCAAGCATGGATTCAATTGTATGTGGCCCGCAGTCAAGGACAATATGCCCATCAATTATAATTGAAACGTTCCTTTTCCCTGCCTGTATGTGTGATGACCAGTTTCCTAAAAATTTAATTTGCATTTCAAATCATTCCTCCTATTTCCTGTTCCGTTTATTGACATATACAATCAAGCCAACCTTTTAATTAAATATTCTCCATATATAAACCATAGGCATATATATTCCAGTATAGCTTATTTGGATTTTTCTTAAATACGGGGCATTTATAGAACGCTATGGGGTATAACGCTCTGGATAATGCAAGGATAAATTCTCTGCATAAGAAAATCACAGCACTTTCGGTTGGAGGAACATTCCTGGATGGTTACGATATTTCAATAATATCTGTAGCCCTTATAGTTATGTCCAAAACTGCATTTGGGCTGGATACTGATTTTGGCAAAGCTATGATAGCGGCATCTACAACAATAGGAATGCTCGTCGGCGCAATTCTGTTCGGGTACATAACTGATCTGTACGGCAGGCGGACAATGTATATGTATGACATGGCTTTATTTATTGTACTGACAGCAGCTGAAGCATTTTCATGGAGCTTTGCCTCATTGTTTATTATGAGATTTATCCTCGGACTTGGATTAGGTGCCGATTACGCTATAGGTACAACAATAATCGGGGAATTTTCTCCGGTGAAATACAGGGGGAAACTGCTGGTAACCAACGTGCTTTCATGGTTTTTAGGTGCAGCAGTAGCAGCAGTAACAGGATATCTTCTGCTCCCGCTGGGAAATGAGTCATGGAGATATATGTTTCTACTTGGGATAAT from Ferroplasma acidiphilum carries:
- a CDS encoding MBL fold metallo-hydrolase gives rise to the protein MQIKFLGNWSSHIQAGKRNVSIIIDGHIVLDCGPHTIESMLENGIDPAKIDKMLISHMHLDHYGGLAEILWYRGARNVKDELTIMGPKGIRKNTEKILQIYNTPDNYMFSVKPNYVEINNNGEVYEIKTEFIDKSENDYIEAFSGNHIIPDNMYRLEYRGNTIAYTGDTAYNDNIPLLGENADILLHEMTYTDKDAEIAKFWKHSTYSSAIKGFGESHAKKLVPVHLTDETVSVLKAKYSENIILPFADINL